A DNA window from Streptococcus parapneumoniae contains the following coding sequences:
- a CDS encoding ABC transporter substrate-binding protein, whose product MKKKWMYYAACGLALFGLVACSSNESADGGSSDKGDGGSLVVYSPNSEGLIGATIPAFEEKYGIKVELIQAGTGELFKKLESEKEAPVADVIFGGSYTQYATHGELFENYTSKENDNVIKEYQNTTGYSTPYTLDGSVLIVNPDLTKGMNIEGYSDLLKPELKGKIATADPANSSSAFAQLTNMLQAQGGYKDDKAWSYVKDLFTLIDGKIGSSSSGVYKAVADGEMAVGLSYEDPAVKLLNDGANIKVVYPKEGTVFLPASAAIVKKAKNMENAKKFIDFIISQEVQDTLGTTTTNRPVRKNAKTSENMKPIDKIKTLTEDYDYVIKNKSDIVKKYNEVFTDIQSKQ is encoded by the coding sequence ATGAAAAAGAAATGGATGTATTATGCTGCTTGCGGACTAGCTCTTTTTGGTCTTGTTGCTTGTTCTTCTAATGAATCTGCCGATGGCGGTTCATCTGATAAAGGAGACGGCGGTTCGCTAGTCGTTTATTCACCAAACTCAGAGGGCTTAATCGGAGCAACTATTCCTGCCTTTGAAGAAAAATATGGTATCAAAGTAGAACTGATTCAAGCTGGTACTGGAGAACTTTTCAAAAAACTAGAGTCAGAAAAAGAAGCTCCTGTAGCTGATGTCATCTTTGGTGGTTCTTATACACAATATGCTACCCACGGAGAACTCTTTGAAAACTATACTTCAAAAGAAAATGATAATGTTATCAAAGAATATCAAAACACAACTGGCTACTCTACTCCTTATACACTAGATGGTAGTGTTTTAATCGTCAATCCTGATTTAACAAAAGGCATGAACATCGAAGGATATAGCGACCTTCTCAAACCTGAACTAAAAGGAAAAATTGCAACTGCTGACCCAGCAAACTCTTCTAGCGCCTTTGCTCAATTAACAAATATGCTACAAGCTCAAGGTGGTTACAAAGACGATAAAGCCTGGTCTTATGTAAAAGATCTCTTCACACTTATTGATGGGAAAATCGGTTCAAGTTCATCTGGTGTCTATAAAGCAGTCGCTGACGGAGAAATGGCTGTTGGTCTCTCTTATGAAGATCCAGCAGTTAAACTCTTAAATGACGGAGCTAACATTAAGGTAGTCTATCCAAAAGAAGGAACCGTCTTCCTACCTGCTAGTGCTGCTATCGTTAAAAAAGCGAAAAATATGGAAAATGCCAAGAAATTTATCGATTTTATTATCTCTCAAGAAGTACAAGATACACTTGGTACAACCACTACTAACCGTCCTGTTCGTAAAAATGCCAAAACAAGCGAAAATATGAAACCAATTGACAAAATCAAAACACTCACTGAAGATTATGATTATGTCATCAAGAATAAATCAGATATCGTTAAGAAATACAACGAAGTCTTTACAGATATCCAATCTAAACAGTAA
- a CDS encoding ABC transporter ATP-binding protein yields the protein MSEIKIINAKKIYHDVPVIENLNITIPKGSLFTLLGPSGCGKTTLLRMIAGFNSIEGGEFYFDDTKINNMEPSKRNIGMVFQNYAIFPHLTVRDNVAFGLKQKKVPKEELIQQTNKYLELMQIAQYADRKPDKLSGGQQQRVALARALAVNPSVLLMDEPLSNLDAKLRLDMRQAIREIQHEVGITTVYVTHDQEEAMAISDQIAVMKDGVIQQIGRPKELYHKPANEFVATFIGRTNIIPATLEKRSDGAYIVFSDGYALRMPALDHAEEQAIHVSIRPEEFIKDESGDIEGTISDSVYLGLNTEYFIETGFASKIQVSEESTFEEDLQKGDRIRLRINTQKLNVFSADGSQNLIKGVNHGT from the coding sequence ATGAGTGAGATCAAAATTATCAACGCCAAAAAAATCTACCACGATGTCCCTGTTATTGAGAATTTGAACATTACAATTCCAAAAGGAAGTCTCTTTACCCTTCTTGGACCTTCAGGTTGTGGGAAAACGACTCTTCTTCGTATGATTGCAGGTTTCAACAGTATCGAAGGCGGAGAATTTTACTTCGATGATACAAAAATCAATAATATGGAACCCAGCAAACGCAATATCGGGATGGTTTTTCAAAACTACGCTATTTTCCCACATTTGACTGTTCGAGATAATGTTGCTTTTGGTCTTAAGCAAAAGAAGGTTCCAAAAGAAGAATTGATTCAACAGACCAATAAATATCTTGAACTCATGCAAATTGCTCAATATGCGGATCGAAAGCCCGATAAACTCAGTGGTGGACAACAACAACGTGTCGCCTTGGCACGTGCCTTAGCGGTTAATCCAAGTGTTCTCCTCATGGACGAGCCACTTAGTAATCTGGATGCCAAACTTCGCTTGGATATGCGTCAAGCCATTCGAGAAATCCAACACGAAGTAGGAATTACAACTGTTTATGTGACCCACGACCAAGAAGAAGCTATGGCTATTTCAGACCAAATTGCTGTTATGAAAGACGGAGTCATCCAACAAATCGGTCGGCCAAAAGAACTCTATCATAAACCAGCTAATGAGTTTGTAGCAACCTTTATCGGACGCACAAATATTATCCCCGCCACTCTTGAAAAACGGAGCGACGGCGCTTATATCGTATTTTCAGATGGCTATGCCCTTCGAATGCCAGCCCTTGATCATGCTGAGGAGCAAGCCATTCATGTAAGCATTCGTCCTGAAGAGTTTATCAAAGATGAATCTGGAGATATTGAAGGAACTATTAGCGATAGCGTCTATCTTGGACTGAATACTGAATACTTCATCGAAACAGGGTTTGCCTCAAAAATTCAAGTTAGCGAAGAATCAACTTTTGAAGAAGATCTACAAAAAGGCGATCGTATTCGCCTACGAATCAATACTCAAAAATTAAACGTCTTTTCTGCAGATGGTTCACAAAACCTGATAAAAGGAGTCAACCATGGAACGTAA
- a CDS encoding ABC transporter permease, with protein sequence MERKKLNIWTASSFFIFLTYLVFLVYPIVTVLKQALIHEGQFSLANFVTFFSKAYYSETLVNSFKVSITATVTSLVVGTLLAYLFSMYDFKGKKFLQILIIIASMSAPFVGAYSWILLLGRNGVITKFLTNSLHLPAIDIYGFKGIVLVFTLQLFPLVFLYVAGTMKSIDNSLLEAAESMGSFGFKRIVTVILPLLVPTLLAAALLVFMRAFSDFGTPMLIGEGYRTFPVLIYTQFISEVGGNSAFASALAIMAIIIALAIFLIQKHIANRYSFSMNSLHPIEPKKTTKGKMAAIYATVYGIIFISVLPQIYLIYTSFLKTSGMVFVKGYSLNSYKVAFNRMGSAIFNTIRIPLIALVLVVLFATFISYLAVRKRNLFTNLIDSLSMVPYIVPGTVLGIAFISSFNTGLFGSGFLMITGTAFILIMSLSVRRLPYTIRSSVASLQQIAPSIEEAAESLGSSRLNTFAKITTPMMLSGIISGAILSWVTMISELSTSILLYNVKTRTMTVAIYTEVLRGNYGVAAALSTILTVLTVGSLLLFMKISKSNSITL encoded by the coding sequence ATGGAACGTAAAAAACTAAATATTTGGACAGCCTCCTCTTTCTTCATCTTTCTTACCTATCTTGTCTTTCTCGTTTATCCTATCGTTACCGTGCTCAAGCAAGCACTCATACATGAAGGTCAATTCTCACTAGCTAATTTTGTCACTTTCTTTAGTAAAGCCTACTACTCTGAGACACTTGTTAACAGTTTCAAGGTTTCCATTACCGCTACTGTCACTTCCTTAGTCGTAGGAACCCTATTAGCTTATCTCTTCTCTATGTATGACTTCAAGGGGAAGAAATTTCTACAAATATTGATTATCATTGCTTCCATGTCAGCTCCTTTTGTGGGAGCCTACTCCTGGATTCTCTTACTGGGACGAAACGGGGTCATTACTAAATTCCTGACAAATTCCCTTCATCTTCCAGCTATCGATATTTATGGATTCAAAGGAATTGTACTTGTCTTTACACTGCAACTATTCCCACTGGTATTTCTATACGTTGCTGGGACAATGAAGAGTATTGACAATTCTCTACTTGAAGCAGCTGAAAGTATGGGGTCCTTCGGATTTAAGCGTATCGTAACGGTCATTTTACCTCTCCTAGTTCCAACCTTACTAGCTGCTGCCCTACTTGTATTTATGAGAGCATTCTCAGACTTTGGAACGCCTATGTTGATTGGTGAAGGGTATCGGACTTTCCCCGTCTTGATTTATACCCAATTCATTAGCGAGGTTGGAGGAAATTCTGCTTTTGCATCTGCTTTAGCAATTATGGCGATTATCATTGCCTTGGCAATTTTCCTTATCCAAAAACACATTGCAAATCGCTACAGTTTCAGCATGAATTCGCTCCATCCAATTGAGCCTAAAAAAACTACAAAAGGAAAAATGGCTGCCATTTATGCAACAGTCTACGGAATTATCTTTATCTCTGTTTTACCTCAAATTTACTTGATTTATACTTCTTTTCTAAAAACATCAGGTATGGTATTTGTCAAAGGTTATTCTCTAAACAGTTACAAGGTAGCTTTCAATCGTATGGGCTCTGCTATTTTCAATACCATTCGTATCCCTTTGATTGCCTTAGTTCTAGTTGTTCTATTTGCAACATTTATCTCCTACCTAGCCGTTAGAAAACGGAATTTGTTTACAAACTTAATTGACAGCCTCAGTATGGTTCCTTATATTGTACCAGGAACCGTTCTAGGGATTGCCTTCATTTCTTCCTTCAATACCGGTCTATTTGGAAGTGGATTTCTTATGATTACTGGGACAGCTTTCATCCTGATTATGTCCCTATCTGTCAGAAGATTGCCTTATACTATTCGCTCATCTGTTGCTAGCTTGCAACAAATAGCACCAAGTATTGAAGAAGCCGCTGAAAGCTTAGGAAGTAGCCGTCTCAATACCTTTGCCAAGATTACAACTCCAATGATGCTATCTGGTATTATTTCTGGAGCCATCTTATCTTGGGTCACAATGATTTCAGAACTCTCTACTTCTATCCTCCTCTACAATGTCAAAACAAGAACAATGACTGTAGCCATTTATACAGAAGTTCTCAGAGGAAATTACGGTGTAGCCGCAGCCTTGTCAACTATCCTCACTGTTCTAACAGTAGGTTCCTTGCTCTTGTTCATGAAAATCTCTAAAAGCAACAGCATTACACTTTAG
- a CDS encoding histidine phosphatase family protein has translation MVKVRLYLVRHGKTMFNTIGRAQGWSDTPLTTEGERGIQELGIGLRESGLQFERAYSSDSGRTIQTMGIILDELGLQGKIPYRMDKRIREWCFGSFDGAYDGDLFMGIIPRIFNVDHVHQLSYAELAEGLVEVDTAGWAEGWEKLSGRIKEGFEAIAKEMEEQGGGNALVVSHGMTIGTIVYLINGMHPHGLDNGSVTILEYEDGQFSVEVVGDRSYRELGREKMEEASI, from the coding sequence ATGGTAAAAGTACGATTGTATTTGGTACGTCATGGCAAGACCATGTTTAACACGATTGGTCGCGCGCAAGGTTGGAGCGATACTCCCTTAACAACTGAAGGTGAACGAGGGATTCAAGAGTTAGGAATCGGTTTGCGAGAATCTGGTCTGCAGTTTGAGCGTGCTTATTCCAGTGATTCTGGGCGCACCATTCAGACAATGGGAATTATCCTTGACGAGCTTGGCTTGCAGGGAAAAATTCCTTATCGCATGGACAAGCGGATCAGAGAATGGTGTTTTGGTAGCTTTGATGGAGCTTATGATGGTGATCTTTTCATGGGCATTATTCCTCGTATCTTTAATGTGGACCATGTTCACCAATTATCTTATGCTGAACTGGCTGAGGGCTTGGTAGAGGTCGATACAGCTGGTTGGGCTGAAGGCTGGGAAAAACTCAGTGGCCGAATCAAGGAAGGTTTTGAAGCGATTGCCAAAGAAATGGAAGAACAAGGTGGAGGCAATGCTCTCGTTGTCAGCCATGGAATGACCATTGGAACCATTGTTTATCTGATCAATGGTATGCATCCACATGGTCTCGATAATGGTAGCGTGACGATTCTTGAATATGAGGACGGTCAGTTTAGCGTTGAGGTTGTTGGTGACCGTAGTTACCGAGAACTAGGACGTGAGAAGATGGAGGAAGCCTCTATTTAA
- a CDS encoding PFL family protein produces MDIRQVTETIAMIEEQNFDIRTITMGISLLDCIDPDINRAAEKIYQKITTKAANLVAVGDEIAAELGIPIVNKRVSVTPISLIGAATDATDYVVLAKALDKAAKEIGVDFIGGFSALVQKGYQKGDKILINSIPRALAETDKVCSSVNIGSTKSGINMTAVADMGRVIKETANLSDMGAAKLVVFANAVEDNPFMAGAFHGVGEADVIINVGVSGPGVVKRALEKVRGQSFDVVAETVKKTAFKITRIGQLVGQLASERLGVEFGIVDLSLAPTPAVGDSVARVLEEMGLETVGTHGTTAALALLNDQVKKGGVMACNQVGGLSGAFIPVSEDEGMIAAVQNGSLNLEKLEAMTAICSVGLDMIAIPEDTPAETIAAMIADEAAIGVINMKTTAVRIIPKGKEGDMIEFGGLLGTAPVMKVNGASSVDFISRGGQIPAPIHSFKN; encoded by the coding sequence ATGGATATTAGACAAGTTACGGAAACTATCGCCATGATTGAGGAGCAAAACTTCGATATTAGAACCATTACCATGGGAATTTCCCTTTTGGACTGTATCGATCCAGATATCAATCGTGCTGCGGAGAAAATTTATCAAAAGATTACGACCAAGGCGGCTAATTTAGTGGCTGTTGGGGATGAAATTGCAGCTGAGTTGGGAATTCCAATCGTTAATAAGCGTGTATCGGTGACTCCTATTTCTCTGATTGGGGCAGCGACAGATGCGACGGACTACGTGGTTCTGGCAAAAGCGCTTGATAAGGCTGCGAAAGAGATTGGTGTGGACTTTATTGGTGGTTTCTCTGCCTTGGTACAAAAAGGTTATCAAAAGGGAGATAAGATTCTCATCAATTCTATTCCTCGTGCTCTGGCTGAAACGGACAAGGTCTGCTCGTCAGTCAATATCGGCTCAACCAAGTCTGGTATCAATATGACGGCTGTGGCGGATATGGGACGAGTTATCAAGGAAACGGCTAATCTATCAGATATGGGAGCGGCCAAGTTGGTTGTGTTCGCTAATGCTGTTGAGGACAATCCATTTATGGCTGGTGCCTTCCATGGTGTTGGGGAAGCAGATGTTATCATCAATGTCGGAGTTTCTGGTCCTGGCGTGGTCAAGCGTGCCTTGGAAAAAGTTCGTGGACAGAGCTTTGATGTAGTAGCAGAAACAGTTAAGAAGACTGCCTTTAAAATCACTCGTATCGGTCAATTGGTTGGTCAGTTGGCCAGTGAGAGACTGGGTGTGGAGTTTGGTATTGTGGACTTGAGTTTGGCACCAACTCCTGCGGTTGGAGATTCTGTGGCACGTGTCCTTGAAGAAATGGGGCTAGAAACAGTTGGTACGCACGGAACGACGGCTGCCTTGGCTCTCTTGAATGACCAAGTTAAGAAGGGTGGAGTGATGGCCTGCAACCAAGTTGGTGGTTTGTCTGGTGCCTTTATCCCTGTTTCTGAGGATGAGGGTATGATTGCGGCAGTGCAAAATGGCTCTCTTAATTTAGAAAAACTGGAGGCCATGACGGCTATCTGTTCTGTTGGTTTGGATATGATTGCCATCCCAGAAGATACACCTGCTGAGACCATTGCGGCTATGATTGCGGATGAGGCTGCAATTGGTGTCATTAACATGAAAACAACAGCTGTACGTATCATTCCCAAAGGAAAAGAAGGCGATATGATTGAGTTTGGTGGTCTTCTTGGTACAGCTCCAGTAATGAAAGTCAATGGAGCTTCGTCTGTTGATTTTATCTCTCGTGGAGGACAAATCCCAGCACCAATTCATAGTTTTAAAAATTAA
- a CDS encoding ACT domain-containing protein — protein MKAIITVVGKDKSGIVAGVSGKIAELGLNIDDISQTVLDEYFTMMAVVSSDEKQDFTYLRNEFEAFGQTLNVKINIQSAAIFEAMYNI, from the coding sequence ATGAAAGCGATTATAACTGTTGTTGGTAAAGATAAATCTGGAATTGTTGCAGGTGTTTCTGGCAAAATTGCAGAATTGGGTTTGAACATAGACGATATTTCTCAAACTGTCTTAGATGAATATTTCACGATGATGGCTGTTGTCTCTAGTGATGAAAAGCAAGATTTTACTTATCTGCGAAATGAGTTTGAAGCTTTTGGACAAACTTTGAATGTAAAAATCAATATTCAGAGTGCAGCGATTTTCGAAGCTATGTATAATATCTAG
- the rplQ gene encoding 50S ribosomal protein L17 — MAYRKLGRTSSQRKAMLRDLTTDLLINESIVTTEARAKEIRKTVEKMITLGKRGDLHARRQAAAFVRNEIASENYDEATDKYTSTTALQKLFSEIAPRYAERNGGYTRILKTEPRRGDAAPMAIIELV, encoded by the coding sequence ATGGCTTACCGTAAACTAGGACGCACTAGCTCACAGCGTAAAGCAATGCTTCGTGATTTGACAACTGACCTTTTGATCAACGAATCAATCGTGACAACTGAAGCTCGTGCTAAAGAAATCCGTAAAACTGTTGAAAAAATGATTACTCTAGGTAAACGTGGTGATTTGCATGCACGTCGTCAAGCAGCTGCTTTCGTACGTAATGAAATCGCATCTGAAAACTATGATGAAGCAACTGATAAGTACACTTCTACTACAGCACTTCAAAAATTGTTCTCAGAAATCGCACCTCGTTATGCTGAACGTAACGGTGGATACACTCGTATCCTTAAAACTGAACCACGTCGTGGTGATGCAGCGCCAATGGCGATTATCGAATTAGTATAA
- a CDS encoding DNA-directed RNA polymerase subunit alpha, with protein sequence MIEFEKPNITKIDENKDYGKFVIEPLERGYGTTLGNSLRRVLLASLPGAAVTSINIDGVLHEFDTVPGVREDVMQIILNIKGIAVKSYVEDEKIIELDVEGPAEVTAGDILTDSDIEIVNPDHYLFTIGEGSSLKATMTVNSGRGYVPADENKKDNAPVGTLAVDSIYTPVTKVNYQVEPARVGSNDGFDKLTLEILTNGTIIPEDALGLSARILTEHLDLFTNLTEIAKSTEVMKEADTESDDRILDRTIEELDLSVRSYNCLKRAGINTVHDLTEKSEAEMMKVRNLGRKSLEEVKLKLIDLGLGLKDK encoded by the coding sequence ATGATCGAGTTTGAAAAACCAAATATAACAAAAATTGATGAAAATAAAGATTATGGCAAGTTTGTAATTGAACCACTTGAACGTGGCTACGGTACAACTCTTGGTAACTCTCTTCGTCGTGTACTTCTAGCTTCTCTACCAGGAGCAGCTGTGACATCTATCAATATTGATGGTGTGTTACATGAGTTTGACACAGTTCCAGGTGTTCGTGAAGACGTGATGCAAATCATTCTGAACATTAAAGGAATTGCAGTGAAATCGTACGTTGAAGACGAAAAAATCATCGAACTAGATGTTGAAGGTCCTGCTGAAGTAACAGCTGGTGACATTTTGACAGATAGCGATATTGAAATTGTAAATCCAGATCATTATCTCTTTACAATCGGTGAAGGTTCTTCCCTAAAAGCGACTATGACTGTTAACAGTGGTCGTGGATATGTACCTGCTGATGAAAATAAAAAAGATAATGCACCAGTTGGAACACTTGCTGTAGATTCTATTTATACACCAGTTACAAAAGTCAACTATCAAGTGGAACCTGCTCGTGTAGGTAGCAATGATGGATTTGACAAATTAACCCTTGAAATCTTGACAAATGGAACAATTATTCCAGAAGATGCTTTAGGGCTTTCAGCACGTATTTTGACAGAACATCTTGATTTGTTTACAAATCTTACTGAGATTGCTAAGTCAACTGAAGTGATGAAAGAAGCTGATACTGAATCTGACGACCGTATTTTGGATCGTACGATTGAGGAACTGGACTTGTCTGTGCGTTCATACAACTGTTTAAAACGTGCCGGTATCAATACTGTGCATGATTTGACAGAAAAATCTGAAGCAGAGATGATGAAAGTACGAAATCTTGGACGCAAGAGTTTGGAAGAAGTGAAACTCAAACTCATTGATTTGGGTCTTGGATTAAAAGATAAATAA
- the rpsK gene encoding 30S ribosomal protein S11: MAKPTRKRRVKKNIESGIAHIHATFNNTIVMITDVHGNAIAWSSAGALGFKGSRKSTPFAAQMASEAAAKSAQEHGLKSVEVTVKGPGSGRESAIRALAAAGLEVTAIRDVTPVPHNGARPPKRRRV, from the coding sequence TTGGCTAAACCAACACGTAAACGTCGTGTGAAAAAGAATATCGAATCTGGTATTGCTCATATTCACGCTACATTTAATAACACTATTGTTATGATTACTGATGTGCATGGTAATGCAATTGCTTGGTCATCAGCTGGTGCTCTTGGTTTCAAAGGTTCTCGTAAATCTACACCATTCGCTGCTCAAATGGCTTCTGAAGCTGCTGCTAAATCTGCACAAGAACACGGTCTTAAATCAGTTGAAGTTACTGTAAAAGGTCCAGGTTCTGGTCGTGAGTCAGCTATTCGTGCGCTTGCTGCCGCTGGTCTTGAAGTAACAGCAATTCGTGATGTGACTCCAGTGCCACACAATGGTGCTCGTCCTCCAAAACGTCGCCGTGTATAA
- the rpsM gene encoding 30S ribosomal protein S13, with protein sequence MARIAGVDIPNDKRVVISLTYVYGIGLATSKKILAAAGISEDVRVRDLTSDQEDAIRREVDAIKVEGDLRREVNLNIKRLMEIGSYRGIRHRRGLPVRGQNTKNNARTRKGKAVAIAGKKK encoded by the coding sequence ATGGCTCGTATTGCTGGAGTTGACATTCCAAATGACAAACGCGTAGTAATCTCATTGACTTATGTTTATGGTATCGGACTTGCAACATCTAAGAAAATTTTGGCTGCTGCTGGAATCTCAGAAGATGTTCGTGTACGTGATCTTACATCAGATCAAGAAGATGCTATCCGTCGTGAAGTGGATGCAATCAAAGTTGAAGGTGACCTTCGTCGTGAAGTAAACTTGAATATTAAACGTTTGATGGAAATCGGTTCATACCGTGGTATCCGTCACCGTCGTGGACTTCCTGTCCGTGGACAAAACACTAAAAACAACGCTCGCACTCGTAAAGGTAAAGCTGTTGCGATTGCTGGTAAGAAAAAATAA
- the rpmJ gene encoding 50S ribosomal protein L36 gives MKVRPSVKPICEYCKVIRRNGRVMVICPANPKHKQRQG, from the coding sequence ATGAAAGTAAGACCATCGGTCAAACCAATTTGCGAATACTGTAAAGTTATTCGTCGTAATGGTCGTGTTATGGTAATTTGCCCAGCAAATCCAAAACACAAACAACGTCAAGGATAA
- the infA gene encoding translation initiation factor IF-1 yields the protein MAKDDVIEVEGKVVDTMPNAMFTVELENGHQILATVSGKIRKNYIRILAGDRVTVEMSPYDLTRGRITYRFK from the coding sequence GTGGCAAAAGACGATGTGATTGAAGTTGAAGGCAAAGTAGTTGATACAATGCCGAATGCAATGTTTACGGTTGAACTTGAAAATGGACATCAGATTTTAGCAACAGTTTCTGGTAAAATTCGTAAAAACTATATTCGTATTTTAGCGGGAGATCGTGTTACTGTCGAAATGAGTCCATATGACTTGACACGTGGACGTATCACTTACCGCTTTAAATAA
- a CDS encoding adenylate kinase yields the protein MNLLIMGLPGAGKGTQAAKIVEQFHVAHISTGDMFRAAMANQTEMGVLAKLYIDKGELVPDEVTNGIVKERLSQDDIKETGFLLDGYPRTIEQAHALDKTLAELGIELEGVINIEVNPDSLLERLSGRIIHRVTGETFHKVFNPPVDYKEEDYYQREDDKPETVKRRLDVNIAQGEPIIAHYRAKGLVHDIEGNQDINDVFSDIEKVLTNLK from the coding sequence ATGAATCTTTTGATTATGGGCTTACCGGGTGCAGGTAAGGGAACTCAAGCAGCGAAAATCGTAGAACAATTCCATGTTGCACATATCTCAACAGGTGATATGTTCCGCGCTGCAATGGCAAATCAAACTGAAATGGGTGTTCTTGCTAAGTTATATATTGACAAGGGTGAATTGGTTCCTGATGAAGTTACAAATGGGATCGTAAAAGAACGTCTTTCACAAGATGATATTAAAGAAACAGGATTCTTGTTGGATGGTTACCCACGTACAATCGAACAAGCTCATGCCTTGGACAAAACATTGGCTGAACTTGGCATTGAACTAGAAGGTGTCATCAACATTGAAGTGAATCCTGACAGCCTCTTGGAACGTTTGAGTGGCCGTATCATCCACCGCGTAACTGGAGAAACTTTCCATAAGGTCTTTAACCCACCAGTTGACTATAAAGAAGAAGATTACTACCAACGTGAAGATGATAAGCCTGAGACAGTAAAACGTCGTTTGGATGTGAATATTGCTCAAGGGGAACCAATCATTGCTCACTACCGTGCCAAAGGTTTGGTTCATGACATCGAAGGTAATCAAGATATCAATGATGTCTTCTCAGATATCGAAAAAGTATTGACAAATTTGAAATAA
- the secY gene encoding preprotein translocase subunit SecY, with amino-acid sequence MFFKLLREALKVKQVRSKILFTIFIVLVFRIGTSITVPGVNANSLNALSGLSFLNMLSLVSGNALKNFSIFALGVSPYITASIVVQLLQMDILPKFVEWGKQGEVGRRKLNQATRYIALVLAFVQSIGITAGFNTLAGAQLIKTALTPQVFLTIGIILTAGSMIVTWLGEQITDKGYGNGVSMIIFAGIVASIPEMIQGIYVDYFVNVPSSRITSSIIFVIILIITVLLIIYFTTYVQQAEYKIPIQYTKVAQGAPSSSYLPLKVNPAGVIPVIFASSITAAPAAILQFLSATGHDWAWVRVAQEMLATTSPTGIAMYALLIILFTFFYTFVQINPEKAAENLQKSGAYIHGVRPGKGTEEYMSKLLRRLATVGSLFLGVISILPIAAKDVFGLSDVVAFGGTSLLIIISTGIEGIKQLEGYLLKRKYVGFMDRTE; translated from the coding sequence ATGTTTTTTAAATTATTAAGAGAAGCTCTTAAAGTCAAGCAGGTTCGATCAAAAATTTTATTTACAATTTTTATCGTTTTGGTCTTTCGTATCGGGACTAGCATTACAGTTCCTGGTGTGAATGCCAATAGCTTGAATGCTTTAAGTGGATTATCCTTCTTAAACATGTTGAGCTTGGTCTCAGGGAATGCCCTAAAAAACTTTTCGATTTTTGCCCTAGGAGTTAGTCCTTATATCACCGCTTCTATTGTTGTCCAGCTCTTGCAAATGGATATTTTACCCAAGTTTGTAGAGTGGGGAAAACAAGGGGAAGTAGGCCGAAGAAAATTGAATCAAGCCACTCGTTATATTGCTCTAGTTCTCGCTTTTGTGCAATCTATCGGGATTACAGCTGGTTTTAATACCTTGGCTGGAGCTCAATTGATTAAAACTGCTTTAACTCCACAAGTTTTTCTGACGATTGGTATCATCTTAACAGCTGGTAGTATGATTGTCACTTGGTTGGGTGAGCAAATTACAGATAAGGGATACGGAAACGGTGTTTCCATGATTATCTTTGCCGGGATTGTTGCCTCAATTCCAGAGATGATTCAGGGCATCTATGTGGACTACTTTGTGAACGTCCCAAGTAGCCGTATCACTTCATCTATCATTTTCGTAATCATTTTGATTATTACTGTATTGTTGATTATTTACTTTACAACTTATGTTCAACAAGCAGAATACAAAATTCCAATCCAATATACTAAGGTTGCACAAGGTGCTCCATCTAGCTCTTACCTTCCATTGAAGGTAAACCCTGCTGGAGTTATTCCTGTTATCTTTGCCAGTTCGATTACTGCAGCGCCTGCGGCGATTCTTCAGTTTTTGAGTGCTACAGGTCATGATTGGGCTTGGGTAAGGGTAGCACAAGAGATGTTGGCAACCACTTCTCCAACTGGTATTGCCATGTATGCTTTATTGATTATTCTCTTTACATTCTTCTATACGTTTGTACAGATTAATCCTGAAAAAGCGGCAGAGAACCTACAAAAGAGCGGTGCCTATATCCATGGAGTTCGTCCTGGTAAAGGTACAGAAGAATATATGTCTAAACTTCTTCGTCGTCTTGCAACTGTTGGTTCCCTCTTCCTTGGTGTGATTTCCATTTTGCCGATTGCAGCTAAAGATGTATTTGGTCTTTCTGATGTTGTTGCCTTTGGGGGAACAAGTCTCTTGATCATTATCTCTACAGGTATCGAAGGAATCAAACAATTGGAAGGTTACCTATTGAAACGTAAGTATGTTGGTTTCATGGACAGAACAGAATAA